A region of Terriglobia bacterium DNA encodes the following proteins:
- a CDS encoding thymidylate kinase encodes MPDKSGTIHARQIVRRGHPVLLSFSGIDGAGKTTQITALRRRLHEAGSRVLLLSFWDDVAVLTHIRKELSHSMFGGDKGVGSPEKPLNRQDKNVRSWYMTVARLVFYSLDTVRTNLTVAKARRSKVDVVIFDRYAYDEFANLSSPRWLTGMCLKFLLRMTPRPDIAYLLDADPRLARERKPEYPIEFLQTNRAAYLALSALAGMTVINPLPPLEVSQKIMEEFCKLCSCGDADQPSSGAQQMNSSRPGGSPIRTA; translated from the coding sequence GTGCCTGACAAGAGCGGCACCATCCACGCGCGGCAAATCGTGCGACGGGGCCATCCTGTCTTACTGAGCTTTTCGGGGATCGACGGGGCCGGCAAGACCACGCAGATCACTGCTCTGCGCCGTCGTCTACATGAAGCCGGCAGCCGGGTATTGCTCCTCAGCTTCTGGGATGACGTCGCGGTGCTTACGCATATCCGCAAGGAGCTAAGCCATAGCATGTTCGGCGGAGACAAAGGTGTTGGCAGTCCGGAGAAGCCTTTAAATCGGCAAGACAAGAATGTCAGATCGTGGTACATGACGGTTGCGCGGCTTGTTTTTTATTCACTGGACACCGTGAGGACCAACCTGACTGTTGCGAAAGCGCGCAGGAGCAAAGTTGACGTAGTGATCTTTGACAGGTATGCCTACGATGAATTCGCAAATCTATCTTCTCCCCGATGGCTGACGGGAATGTGCTTGAAATTCTTGCTGAGGATGACCCCCAGACCGGATATCGCCTATCTGCTCGACGCAGACCCGCGGCTGGCTCGCGAGCGCAAGCCTGAATATCCCATTGAGTTTCTCCAGACAAATCGTGCGGCTTATCTGGCGCTCAGTGCATTGGCCGGGATGACGGTGATCAACCCGCTCCCACCTCTCGAAGTGTCACAAAAGATCATGGAAGAGTTCTGCAAGCTTTGTTCCTGCGGCGACGCAGACCAGCCCTCCAGCGGAGCACAGCAGATGAATTCGTCCCGGCCAGGTGGCTCGCCCATACGCACCGCCTGA
- a CDS encoding STAS domain-containing protein has translation MINKRTVVVIELPTRLTTRHVQRFLRGINVLFRADRPRIVFDFSQVQEIDRAGTEMLLHCVEQVIRQDGELSLASVPAEVMVVLELTCIDRLFEIFASNSEAVEKLSGIAG, from the coding sequence ATGATCAATAAAAGAACCGTAGTCGTCATCGAACTGCCGACGCGCCTCACAACAAGGCACGTTCAACGCTTTCTGCGTGGGATAAATGTTCTCTTTAGGGCTGACCGCCCCCGTATTGTCTTCGACTTTTCTCAAGTCCAGGAGATTGATCGTGCGGGTACGGAAATGCTCTTACATTGTGTTGAGCAAGTGATCAGACAAGATGGTGAATTGAGCCTTGCCTCCGTTCCAGCAGAAGTCATGGTGGTACTGGAACTCACCTGCATTGACCGGCTCTTTGAGATCTTTGCCTCCAACTCTGAGGCCGTGGAAAAACTCTCCGGAATTGCCGGCTGA
- a CDS encoding RNA polymerase sigma factor: MHSQEQSEAGVHQRNESICGPLAAICDQDDERQLIARAKEGSEQAFAALFNMHKRRVYTLCLHMSKDTAKAEDLTQDAFMRVFRKLHTFRGEAKFSTWLYRIALNTVLANFRKGKSEALSVDTEIRVDSTFVRQEVGRGDAQLLGVIDRITLLRAIEELPPGCRTIFILHDVEGYEHHEVADLLECSVGNSKAQLHKARKKIRNWLMLPGRGEARKVSTQGADQQSAARARSVGRPDLRSATNSCGVSALKAS, encoded by the coding sequence ATGCACAGCCAAGAGCAAAGTGAAGCGGGCGTCCATCAGCGGAACGAGAGTATCTGCGGGCCCCTTGCTGCCATCTGCGATCAGGACGACGAGCGCCAGTTGATTGCCAGGGCCAAAGAAGGCAGCGAACAAGCCTTTGCTGCTCTGTTCAACATGCACAAGCGGCGCGTTTACACGTTGTGCCTGCACATGTCCAAGGACACTGCCAAAGCAGAAGATTTGACTCAAGACGCGTTCATGCGAGTGTTCCGCAAACTTCATACCTTCAGGGGTGAAGCCAAGTTCTCCACGTGGCTCTACAGAATTGCGCTGAACACCGTGCTTGCGAATTTTCGCAAGGGCAAATCTGAGGCCCTTTCGGTAGACACGGAAATCCGGGTCGACTCCACGTTTGTAAGACAAGAAGTGGGCCGGGGCGATGCTCAACTCCTGGGAGTGATCGATAGGATCACCTTGCTGCGGGCGATTGAAGAATTGCCGCCCGGCTGCCGCACAATATTCATCCTGCACGACGTTGAGGGGTACGAGCATCATGAGGTTGCTGACCTGCTGGAGTGCTCCGTTGGCAACTCCAAGGCCCAACTTCACAAAGCGAGAAAAAAGATCCGCAATTGGCTGATGCTGCCTGGACGTGGCGAAGCCAGGAAAGTGTCGACCCAAGGCGCAGACCAGCAAAGCGCGGCCCGGGCGCGGTCCGTGGGCCGTCCTGATCTCAGAAGCGCGACCAACTCTTGCGGAGTTAGCGCATTGAAAGCCTCATAA
- a CDS encoding VWA domain-containing protein — translation MPSHRQKSDAYTIRVNVGEVVLHATAHDHKGVLVSGLNKEQFQIYEDGVLQAIKYFSHQDVPVTVGLVIDNSGSMGKKRAEVIAASLAFARSSNPHDQIFVVNFNEHVRFALPGAAPFTDQAPQLEIALSTIITSGQTALYDAVAAALEQLKKGDRDKKVLIVISDGGDNASRHTLVQIMALARYSDAIIYTIGLFDDEDDDRNPHVLRQLAADTGGDVFLPRSLKEAIPICERIARDIRNQYTIAYVPANRLRDGSYRNIQVKASAPGHGHLLVRTRAGYYAALPTQPLPTQPSPTQPSPAAKVPDHDTYD, via the coding sequence TTGCCATCGCACAGACAGAAGAGCGATGCCTACACCATCCGCGTGAATGTTGGCGAGGTAGTTCTGCACGCCACGGCACACGACCACAAAGGCGTCCTTGTCTCCGGACTCAATAAAGAACAGTTTCAGATTTACGAAGATGGAGTGCTCCAAGCAATCAAATATTTTAGCCACCAAGACGTTCCGGTTACCGTCGGGCTGGTGATTGACAACAGCGGAAGCATGGGAAAGAAGCGGGCGGAAGTCATCGCGGCATCGTTGGCGTTTGCCCGCTCCAGCAATCCGCACGATCAGATCTTCGTGGTCAACTTCAATGAGCATGTTCGGTTCGCGCTTCCGGGGGCCGCGCCGTTTACCGACCAGGCGCCGCAGCTTGAAATTGCTCTGTCCACAATCATCACCAGTGGGCAGACGGCGCTTTACGACGCCGTGGCAGCAGCGCTCGAACAATTGAAGAAGGGTGACCGCGACAAGAAAGTGCTGATTGTAATCAGCGACGGAGGCGACAATGCCAGCCGACACACCCTGGTCCAGATTATGGCCCTGGCGCGGTACAGCGACGCAATCATCTACACCATTGGCCTCTTTGACGACGAAGATGACGACCGTAATCCGCATGTTCTGAGGCAACTTGCGGCGGACACGGGCGGCGATGTGTTTCTGCCCCGCTCACTCAAGGAGGCAATCCCAATTTGTGAACGCATCGCCCGCGATATCCGCAACCAGTACACGATCGCATATGTCCCCGCCAACCGTCTGCGGGATGGAAGCTACCGGAACATACAGGTGAAGGCCAGCGCGCCCGGACACGGGCATTTGTTGGTCCGCACGCGGGCTGGTTACTACGCGGCATTGCCGACGCAGCCATTACCAACGCAACCATCGCCGACGCAACCGTCGCCTGCAGCGAAAGTTCCCGACCATGACACCTACGACTGA
- a CDS encoding class D sortase has translation MTPTTEQKALAATRTEWVLRFSQSLLVGAGVIALCYFAFAKLDAWVYQANAKRLLDSQIQMQQEKRVSPPQPAAKDGDVLGRVEIPRLGISVAVLKGTSSRILRLGAGHIEGTALLGEPGNSGIAGHRDTFFRPLKNIRQNDEIQIQTATGLSRYRVDWFRVVGPGDMSVLAPSTEAALTLVTCYPFYYFGAAPKRFVVHAQKL, from the coding sequence ATGACACCTACGACTGAGCAGAAGGCGCTTGCCGCAACGCGCACTGAATGGGTCCTGCGTTTCAGCCAATCGCTGCTCGTCGGCGCTGGTGTCATCGCGCTCTGCTACTTTGCCTTTGCCAAGCTCGACGCATGGGTGTATCAGGCGAATGCCAAGCGTTTGCTGGATTCGCAGATCCAAATGCAACAAGAGAAGAGGGTCAGCCCTCCTCAGCCAGCAGCCAAAGATGGAGATGTTCTTGGCCGCGTTGAAATTCCCAGACTGGGAATATCCGTGGCCGTGCTAAAAGGCACAAGCTCGCGGATCCTCCGGTTGGGCGCCGGGCACATCGAAGGCACCGCACTTCTTGGTGAACCCGGGAACAGCGGAATCGCGGGGCACCGCGATACGTTCTTTCGTCCATTAAAGAACATTCGGCAGAACGACGAAATTCAAATTCAAACAGCAACTGGGCTGTCCCGCTATCGGGTGGATTGGTTCCGGGTGGTCGGCCCCGGCGATATGAGCGTGTTGGCCCCCTCAACTGAAGCAGCTCTCACGCTTGTGACTTGCTACCCCTTTTACTATTTCGGTGCAGCGCCGAAAAGGTTCGTGGTCCATGCGCAGAAGCTTTAG
- a CDS encoding SMP-30/gluconolactonase/LRE family protein yields MAEYGQPGSNGLTLDTTSAPGEDAIDGILVDEGGNLYVSGSGGIWVISAEGKHLGTIITPMHAHNLAWGDDDRQTLYLTAKTGLYRIHLSVKGAGVPRYPATT; encoded by the coding sequence ATCGCCGAGTATGGCCAGCCTGGATCGAACGGGCTCACTCTTGATACCACCAGCGCGCCGGGCGAAGACGCGATTGACGGCATTTTGGTGGATGAGGGCGGCAATCTATATGTCTCCGGTTCGGGCGGAATTTGGGTGATCTCGGCCGAAGGAAAGCACCTGGGCACCATCATTACTCCCATGCACGCGCACAATCTGGCTTGGGGCGACGATGACCGCCAAACGCTGTACTTGACGGCGAAGACCGGGCTTTATCGAATCCACCTCAGCGTGAAAGGCGCAGGTGTTCCGCGATACCCCGCCACGACGTAG
- a CDS encoding DUF3309 domain-containing protein translates to MLGMILIVILILALFGALPRWSHSRNWGYMPMGGLGLVLLVVVILVVLGQI, encoded by the coding sequence ATGCTTGGAATGATATTGATTGTGATTCTGATACTGGCGCTCTTTGGAGCGTTACCCAGATGGTCGCATAGCAGAAACTGGGGTTATATGCCGATGGGGGGATTGGGACTGGTTCTTCTCGTGGTTGTAATCCTCGTGGTGCTCGGGCAAATCTGA
- a CDS encoding OmpA family protein, producing the protein MKPKFWLAAGIVLGLSAFAQTNSQTMKVEHLSPTPVFRITVTSRSVDAINYKHRGGATKVDFAGTDLMPLANGQAKVESKKGYIEIEVEFGNLQRPTTFGHEYLTYVLWAISPEGRAVNLGEILVGDNHRSKVDVTTDLQAFALIVTAEPYYAVRQPSNVVVIENVIREDTKGTFETVHAKYELMDRGGYIPTGYRFDPVVLHANLPLEFFEARNALRIAQSEGAEEYASSSYQHAVQLMNQADEMASSKHIDKKPLIAVSREAVQTAEDAREIAVKKMDEVRLANERQASSDAQMNTQAQANDAMMQKEQAERDAAKAQRATARAESATANAQAGQAQAESDAAKARNDAADAQSAAARAKADQADSQASSASALSAAQADAEQSRLAAQQAQMSARQSEADKAAMRAQLSEQLNQVLQTRDSARGLIVSMSDVLFDTGKYSLKPGAREKLAKVAGILLAYPGLNIEVGGYTDNVGGDAMNQTLSENRAGSVRDYLVQQGVATNAVTAKGFGNTLPVATNDNSAGRQQNRRVELLVSGEAIGKQVNATTGSLR; encoded by the coding sequence TTGAAGCCTAAGTTTTGGCTCGCAGCCGGAATCGTCCTCGGTTTGAGCGCATTTGCTCAAACCAATTCACAAACCATGAAAGTCGAACATCTAAGCCCGACGCCGGTCTTCCGCATCACCGTCACCAGCCGCAGCGTGGATGCAATCAACTACAAGCATCGCGGCGGAGCCACCAAGGTGGATTTTGCCGGCACCGACTTGATGCCCCTGGCGAACGGCCAAGCCAAAGTAGAGAGCAAGAAGGGCTACATCGAAATCGAAGTGGAATTTGGCAATCTGCAGCGGCCTACGACTTTCGGCCATGAGTATCTGACCTACGTTCTGTGGGCCATTTCGCCCGAAGGCCGCGCCGTCAACCTGGGCGAGATCCTGGTGGGCGACAACCACCGCAGCAAAGTGGACGTCACCACGGACCTGCAGGCCTTCGCTCTGATCGTTACCGCGGAACCTTACTATGCCGTGCGCCAGCCCAGCAACGTGGTAGTGATCGAGAATGTCATTCGCGAGGACACCAAGGGAACCTTCGAGACGGTGCACGCGAAATATGAACTGATGGATCGGGGAGGCTACATTCCCACCGGCTACAGGTTTGACCCCGTGGTCTTGCATGCAAATCTGCCGCTGGAATTCTTTGAAGCCCGCAACGCTCTGCGCATTGCGCAGTCTGAGGGCGCCGAGGAATACGCGTCCAGCAGTTATCAGCACGCTGTCCAGCTCATGAACCAGGCCGATGAAATGGCTTCAAGCAAGCACATTGACAAGAAGCCGCTGATCGCCGTGTCCCGCGAGGCTGTGCAGACGGCTGAAGATGCGCGGGAAATCGCCGTCAAGAAGATGGACGAAGTGCGCCTAGCCAACGAACGCCAGGCTTCTTCGGACGCGCAAATGAACACGCAGGCCCAGGCCAATGACGCCATGATGCAGAAAGAGCAAGCTGAGCGCGATGCGGCGAAAGCGCAAAGAGCAACGGCTCGGGCGGAATCTGCTACGGCAAATGCCCAGGCCGGCCAGGCCCAGGCAGAGTCGGATGCAGCCAAGGCCCGGAACGACGCGGCTGATGCCCAATCGGCGGCGGCAAGGGCCAAGGCGGATCAGGCGGACAGCCAGGCTTCATCGGCCAGCGCGCTCTCCGCAGCCCAGGCGGATGCGGAACAGTCCCGCCTGGCCGCGCAGCAGGCGCAGATGAGCGCGCGGCAGTCGGAAGCCGACAAGGCAGCCATGCGTGCGCAGTTGTCGGAACAGTTGAATCAAGTCCTGCAAACGCGCGACAGCGCGCGCGGGCTGATCGTCAGCATGTCCGACGTCCTGTTTGACACCGGGAAATATTCACTGAAACCGGGCGCGAGAGAGAAGCTGGCGAAGGTCGCCGGAATTTTGCTCGCTTATCCCGGACTCAACATTGAAGTCGGCGGCTATACCGACAACGTCGGCGGCGACGCGATGAACCAAACCCTTTCAGAGAACCGCGCCGGCTCGGTGCGCGATTACCTGGTGCAGCAAGGCGTGGCGACCAACGCCGTCACCGCCAAAGGCTTCGGCAACACTTTGCCGGTGGCCACCAATGACAACTCGGCGGGCCGGCAGCAGAACCGCAGAGTGGAACTTCTGGTCTCCGGTGAGGCCATCGGTAAACAGGTCAACGCGACGACAGGAAGCTTGCGCTAG
- a CDS encoding Crp/Fnr family transcriptional regulator gives MSLAVVAKKSREFDPNTFLATIGEGRKNLTISKKQAIFAQGDAADAVFYVQKGRVKLTVVSKAGKEATIGMLGEKNFFGEGSLAGQALRMGSAIAMTDCHLLRIEKKAMMDALHREHSLSDLFVAYLLARNVRYEEDLVDQLFNSSEKRLARVLLMLAHFGKEGVPETVVPKISQETLAAMVGTTRSRVSFFMNRFRKMGFIDYAGGEDGGLQVHSSLLNVVLHD, from the coding sequence ATGAGTTTAGCTGTAGTTGCCAAGAAGAGCCGCGAGTTCGATCCCAACACTTTCCTAGCCACCATTGGCGAGGGAAGAAAAAACCTGACAATTTCCAAAAAGCAAGCCATCTTCGCCCAGGGAGACGCGGCTGACGCCGTTTTTTATGTCCAGAAGGGCAGGGTCAAGCTCACCGTCGTGTCCAAAGCCGGCAAGGAAGCCACAATCGGCATGTTGGGTGAGAAGAATTTTTTTGGGGAAGGCTCGCTGGCCGGACAGGCTCTCCGCATGGGATCTGCCATTGCCATGACCGATTGCCATCTTTTACGGATTGAAAAGAAGGCAATGATGGATGCGCTTCATCGGGAGCACTCCCTTTCCGATTTGTTCGTGGCATATTTGTTGGCGCGCAATGTCCGCTACGAAGAAGACCTGGTGGACCAGCTGTTCAATTCCAGCGAAAAGAGACTGGCTCGCGTGCTTCTGATGCTGGCCCATTTCGGCAAGGAGGGGGTACCTGAGACCGTGGTCCCCAAGATCAGCCAGGAGACTCTGGCGGCGATGGTGGGAACGACTCGTTCGCGGGTAAGCTTCTTTATGAACCGGTTCAGGAAGATGGGCTTCATTGACTACGCCGGGGGTGAAGACGGCGGGTTACAAGTCCACAGTTCACTGCTCAATGTCGTTCTTCACGATTAG